The Cryptococcus gattii WM276 chromosome F, complete sequence genome segment GACTCCTCTCCTgactcttcttcttctgacGATGAGCCGATTTCAATCACTTCCCCAATAGTGGTCGGTTGTACCTTGACAGGTGATGCTTGCTCTTCAACTATCCCCTTGTACGTTAGCATCGTTTTTGAGTCTGGTGACAGGGGATTGTTTGGTACATACAGGAGGGTTCATCCACCAAttcgtcctcttcctcctcgtcctcctcttcctcttcttcttcactgTACTGTTGAACGTTTCGCGGCTGCTCTCTTTCGTCACCGCTCATGATGAAATCTTCATCATAAactccatcctcctcctcttcttcatcttcaacttcatcttcctcttcctcttcataATACACtacatcttcatcctcttcattctcctcatctccttcttgcGGTGGAGGAGGCATACCCTGTGACACATGATGTACCAAATCCTGCAGGAACCCGGTATCAATCTGGTACCCATCCTGAAGCAAACTCGGGTCAATTTGCATAGCATCCTGCTCTACAGTGAGGGCACGACCCCCGCCGAGAGGAGGGACGGCCGGGGAAGCGGTTGCGAGTGGAGCGCCGGGGTCAGCGTAGGGTGTCGGCGCGTCGGGGAGGGGAGGGTAGAGGTTGGTTTGGAGTGGGAATGGCGGTAAGGCTTGGGGTTGGGACTGGGGCTGAGACTGGGGTGCGGGCTGAGGTGGCTGAGGAGAGTTGGATTGGCCAATGTACTCGATACCGTCGGATTCGTCACCGTCATCTTCTTGTTTCGTGGGTGACTCTGACcgctcctcttcttcttcttcctgctgctgccactgctgctcatcctctccttcatcctcagAGCCGGACGCGTACGCTCCAGCATAGGCATCGCCGTCAGACTCGACATAGGCCTGGTTATCCTCTTCTGGAAAGACACCATACCCTGGGTCAAAGTCCCCGTGGTCCTCGTACAGCTCATCTTGCTCTTCCTTGTCGTAAGGGTACGCGCTGTATTGAGCGTTATCTGGGTATCCTCTAaatcctccttcttcttcttgttcatgaccttcttcctcatcctcttcttgctgcTCATCCGGGTTCTGGTCTAAAAAGCCCGCGACTGCTTGCCCCGGCTGCTCCTGTTCCTCCCgtgcttcttcctctgtcCAAACACTCCCCACTAGATTACCTTGCGTGCCGCGAGTGTCGTGTAGCTGAGCGACGTCCCCAAAGACATCCTGTTCGTCCTGTTCTTGCTGCTGAACgggggaaggagaggagagtGGTGACTCTGGTGGATATATGCCGTTTGCAATCTTCTGCTGGAGACCGTCGAGCCATGCATGCACCTCTGCGGGGGGGAACCTGTTGTAAGGCCCTGGTGGGCGTATGCGCTGCGGGGGGAGCATCGGGGAGTGGTGGAGAGAGGGAGGGGAGGGGCAGCGAGATGATTTCATCACAAAGGGCAAGTGTACGTGGTGTCCCGATCCAGCCTCCACTCTTGCCTGCTGCAAAAGTTGCTCTCTTGAATGTTTTTCCCTCTGTTCACCATACAACAATACACACGCAGGATGGCTCCCCAAGAACTCATCCTCTCAGCCCCGTCCTCGGCTTCCACAGCGGCAATACATCTGCATGACCTCCTTACTTCCTCCTCCGTACACGCATTCAAACCGTGCACAACTGCACCCTACTCGCTCGCACATGTCCACACCTACAACTCCCAAGGAGGCGCAGTCTTTGCAGTACAAGAGGACAAGGCTCTCCTCCACGTCTGGGCATGGCAAAAGGTGTGTTGTTGCTGTATCTTATGCCTATGAAACCCACACACTAACacaaaaacaaaaacagGACCAAATGCATCTCAAGCTGCATCTGCCTGAAAAGATGACCTGCTTCACCGTCTCTCCCAACGGCTACTGGGCAGCAGCCGGCTCGCCCAACGGCCACATCTACCTCTGGGAACTATCTTCTGGCCTCTTGGTATCCTCCCATACCGCTCATTATAGGGCTTTGACCTCTTTGACATTCACTCCCGATTCTCGTCTCTTGATTTCCACATCGCTCGATTCTTCAGTGCATGTCTACCTCGTATCCCAATTGATCGATCCAGAGGATCCTAGTAAAGCGGGAAAGCCGTATGGAACGCTCAAGGATCATAATCTAGCAGTGAGGTGTGTCGgacttggaagagttgCCGGTAGCGAAGGGGGCAGATTATGGACTGCTTCAGATGATGGAACCGTCAAAGTAtgtcttcttttttttttctggTGCATCATCCACTAACTCCACTCCACCCCGACCCAAAAGATGTGGTCCCTCCACCCTCCATTTGATCTTCTCTGCACATTCGTCCTTCCCGCCTCATGCATCCCTACCACGCTCGCCGTCGACCCTTCCGAACGATTCTTGTACGTAGGCAACACCCAAGGCGACGTCTACCACATCCCCTTATTCCGGAAACGAAACGTCGTTGGCGGTAACTCTGCTGCCCACGCCGCCGCCGCCCATGAGTTGGAGCCACAGCAGGACGAATGGGAAGCCGTCGGCGGAGGAGGTGCAATATCTGCACCTATCAGAACCACAGGCGCTGTCATCTCtgtcaacaacaacaacaacaatgACGCTAAAAAAGGTGCATCCGCCAATGCCGTCACCTCGCTCgctctttctctctcctccacccatCTCCTCGTCGGCACGTCTGCAGGCAACATCCAAATCCACTCTCTCCCCTCTCACCAGCATCTCCGTACCCTCTCCCCGCACGCCGGACCCGTCACGCATCTCAGCACACTCCTCCGTCCCGCCGATCTCGTGGGCAGCGTAGGCGCCAAAAGCGATGAAATACCCATCATGGAGATCAAACCCCTCGAACGGCTCAAAGGTCGTGCCCCCAGAGAATACCATGAACCCACCATCCACCTTCGTCCACCGTCATCCACCTCCGCCTCTCTTCTCACAGACCTTAAACCCCGCCGTGCATCACCCGCCAAGTTgggcggcggcggcggtCACTTAGTGGTAGATTCGTCAGGAGGAGCGGACGATCAGATGGCACAGTTGTTGGCAGAGAACAAGAGGTTGAAAGCAGCGTTTGACAGGGCCGAGAAGATTAATGAAAAGTTGTGGAACAAGGTGATGGATGTGAAATTGGGGACAAACGAGCAGTCATAGACGATTAAAACAGCCAATTGGTCTTTTTCGGCTTTTGGCTTttggtttttttttttttttttgatAATCGTACTTGTAACATTATGCATTGGGCATTCATCATTTCATCTTTCTTTACATTGCGTCCCCATCCAAATCTTCCATTGCTTCTCCATCTAGATCCTCCATTGCTTCGCCATCTAGATCTTCCATCGCTTCACCATCCAGATCTTCCATCGCTTCACCATCcaaatcttcttcatccgCAAACGCAGATCTGACAGCTGACGGTACTGATCCCGGCACAGGAGCCGAAGCCGACGCAGAAGCAGATGCTGTCgcaggagcaggagcaggagcagcCTGAGGGTTGATCCTCTTGAAGCTACTCTTAAATCCACTCCTCTCAAAtttgtcttcttcctcttggACATtttgctcttcctccatcttcttttgGGCTTCCTCCGCCTCCAATTTGGCCTTGTCAACCCAAGCGCCCTGCGGGGTTTTGACAAGGGCAGAGAGAGGCTTGTCGCCTATCAAAACGGCGCGGAAGAGTTCGGCGGTGTCGGTGTTGAATACAATCCTTTTTTCGAAAGGGGTCAGCATAAAAAAGGCTCATGAAGACCATTAAAAAGGAAAAACTTGCCATCTTTCCCAGATATCCAACACATTCCCCACTTGTCCTCTAAACACGTCCGCACTAATCTTACCCGAGTACGCCATCAAACTCTTCTCCACTGTATTTAAATGCGCCAACACAGGCGGTAGCCTATGCTCAAACGCGTGGCGGTATCGCCAAACATTCGGTAAAGACGATGCAGAGTTGTGAAGGATATCCGAAATGAGATGAAGACGCGCAATCTTTCGTGGTACGGGCGTAGAATCAACTTGGACAGATTGACAGATGATATCTGCAATCTCATCCGCAGCTTCGGCTCGTTTGAGCGCAAACTCCATCGCTCGCGCAATCTCCGCCCGTTTCCCAGTCATCAATCGTAACATGGCCTCGAACCGTTTTCTCGCAAGTCGGCCAAGTTTACCCTTGGACGTTCGCTCTTTTTCAGAATCCTCAGCGGAATCGGAAGAGTACATGGAGGCGTAACCATCGTCGTTGAATGCCTCgggaggtggagaaggaatACGGTACGCTGATGAAAGTGTAGATTGGTAAAGGTGGTAGTCAGGAAGCTATAAATTTGATCAGTACAGATATTTCCAGTGTTCGAAAAAAAAGGACTTGCCTTGTCGTCATACAAAAAGGCAAATTTGGGgttttccttttccttttccatcAAAACACCTTCAAACCCTTTACCATGTTCCTTTACGCGGTTCGCAACGGTCTTGATGAACCTCTGATGTTCTTCCGGGATACTGCCCAGCCATTTCTCTTTGGCAGTCCGTTTGGGCGAAGGGGAGCGAGAGTaagatgatgatgaggagtAAGAGTATGAACGGGAGCGATGAGATTTCTTTCTAGGAGGGCTGCGATCTCTTGATCGTGATCTTGACCTTCTTCGCTTGTGACTGTCACTTGTGATATCTGGTTTGCTGTCAGGTTTTCTCTTCACTATGATAAACAAGACGACTGACCAAAAAGAGCCTTGAGGGGCTTTGCAACAGGCTTACTCCACCCTACTCTAATCGAATTTCCCATCCACTCTGACCCATCCAGCTCTTTCACGGCCCGTTCAGCATCTTTCCGTTCCATATACGAAACAAACCCAGTGAGACCCCGTCGGGCGCTTGCCTGGCTGAATACTTCATCGCCTCGGGCTACAAAGAACGTCAATCCTTGACATATAAAAGCAGAGACATTAGAAACTCACGCCACATGATTTTGACAGTCGCGACCGGTCCTTGCTTTGCAAAATGCATACCGAGAATCTCTTCTGAAATCTCTTGAGGCAAATTTGACTGCCCATAAGTTAGATATTTTTGCCTTTGCTGCTTCACCTTGGACTTACAATGAACAAATTGGTGCTCTACTTCAGAGTTAGTCACCATCTAAAAACGACAAAGGAGACGTACTTCATGATCAAAACCACTTCCGCCAGTTTCCCATGCTAGTTTCACATAATCAATCAGCTCAATATGTTCACAGCGTCACCACAGCAGATTGCCAGTACAGACCTGCAAGGGCAGTTACTGAAGAtccctccttctttgcGATCTGACTGAACTTTTGTTCGCGGGCGTTCTGATTGCTGCAGTTTCCTTCAGTAttgaaaagaaaaagaagttACTTTTGAAAGATACTTACTGCTTGATTTCTTCCAAGAATGAATCCATGGCTCTCTTGCCCCTTGGCTTTGGTCCACTGGGTGGAGGCGGCGAAGGTGCTCTCACAGGCATAGGCTTTGGCTGCAATATGTAAGCAGCCATTCACTTGTTCATAACTGCTGAACCTACTCTACCGTAGCCCATGGCAGCTGGACCTCTAGGGGGCGCAAAAGATGTTGGCGCCCCCATCGGCGCCCCTCCGGCCCTTACAAAACCTCCCCCAGGCCCAATCGGTCTTCCTCGAAAACCCCTCATACCCATGTGACCGGAAGAGCTTCCTTCGGCTGATCCTTCAAACTCCCTTTCAATCTCTGCCATAACCAGTGCTGCCGCTCTGAGGTAGGCCATGTCAGTGAACGGTGCGGATTCAAGGTATGGCTGCAGTGTacttttcctcttcaatcCGCTTACGTTCCTCTGCTTCCTTTTCCAAATCACGCTTTGTCTTTTTGGTGATACCTTGAGAAAAGGTTTTGCTCTTCAGTGCAGTCAGTTCGAGTTGATGCTGTGATAAATCACGGTCAGATCGGCTAGCATAAAAAGAGATTGGGACCTGCTTTAGGgacatcttcttcgccttccGAGTCTGATCCTGCGAATTTGGAAAGGTCTAGTCTGCGGGACATGGTGAGGGGCAGAGATAGACAGGTAATGGACTTAAATGGAATGACAAGCTCTTGTTCAAATAACGGCGACCATCATGTTTATCCTTATGCAAGAAATAGTAAGGGCGCGGAACCAAATCCCGGCGAGCGTAGATTCCGAGAGATGTTATTGCAGCGAGCTTCCGATGATCGCAGTGCAGTGGTCATTATATTTCGAAATCCCGAGCAGAATAATTTATATTTCGTCTCCCCCCCACGACCCCATCCAGGATCACTCTAATATCGACTGTAGAGCGGTATAATATATCGAAAGACAGGGAACAGAAATGGACCCCAACTCCATCATGACGCCTGCCACAGGCGCAATCTCATCGCGCTTCGAATCCCAATCAGCCATCGATGAGGCAAGGGAGAATAGGAAAAAGGAATGGGCCGAAGCATATGCTAGGTATTGCGATGTGCACGTTCAATAACTTTTATCTGCTGACTTGATTATCTACAGAATTGGCCAGGAGCCACCTCCCGAGGAGCCGGAAACTGACTACGATGCCCGTACTCTCTATGAGCGGTTGCAAGCACAAAAGGTATGACCTCTTTGCGCGTCCAATCTAGAATCCGAATTCTAATCTTATTCTTTATGTTATCTTACAATAGGACCTAAAACAGGAGGAATGGGATTCGAAGATGAAATTATCAAACCAATGGCGAGGACTTAACGCTGATGAACAACGGTTCCTCGCGGAGAAAGAGGCTGAAAAGAGGGCGGAACAGAAAAAGCTGGAGGAACGTGAAGCTGAAGAAATGAGAGCATACAGAGAGTACGCCCAGTATTTGCAGTGACTGTCCGATCAGTGACTGTACAAAACTAACATATATAATCTGAAGACGGTTAGCAGCGAGAAATACGTCTCAAGCAGATGATTCGCCACCAGTAATAGCATCAATAGCTAAACCTGCTCCTCCAAAAAAAGTTCCCTCTAAGGATGTCAAGAAAAAGGACGTGAAATCGTTAATGAAGGGTGTGGTGGtcaagaagaagccaaAGGCTCCTGTGGCATCCTCTGCGAATAAATCCTTCACTGCGGCGTCTGAGGCTGCTGGAAAACCAGACTCGCCGTCTTCCAAGCCCTCAGAACCAGAGGTGGACAACAAAACCGGGACCAAGCGCGCGGCGCTCAGCGATGTTCCGGACGCCgaggatggaaagagacagaagttggaagaaggcaaGGCATAAATGTTTCGATACAGTCTCCTTA includes the following:
- a CDS encoding ribosomal large subunit assembly and maintenance-related protein, putative (Similar to TIGR gene model, INSD accession AAW44098.1) is translated as MAPQELILSAPSSASTAAIHLHDLLTSSSVHAFKPCTTAPYSLAHVHTYNSQGGAVFAVQEDKALLHVWAWQKDQMHLKLHLPEKMTCFTVSPNGYWAAAGSPNGHIYLWELSSGLLVSSHTAHYRALTSLTFTPDSRLLISTSLDSSVHVYLVSQLIDPEDPSKAGKPYGTLKDHNLAVRCVGLGRVAGSEGGRLWTASDDGTVKMWSLHPPFDLLCTFVLPASCIPTTLAVDPSERFLYVGNTQGDVYHIPLFRKRNVVGGNSAAHAAAAHELEPQQDEWEAVGGGGAISAPIRTTGAVISVNNNNNNDAKKGASANAVTSLALSLSSTHLLVGTSAGNIQIHSLPSHQHLRTLSPHAGPVTHLSTLLRPADLVGSVGAKSDEIPIMEIKPLERLKGRAPREYHEPTIHLRPPSSTSASLLTDLKPRRASPAKLGGGGGHLVVDSSGGADDQMAQLLAENKRLKAAFDRAEKINEKLWNKVMDVKLGTNEQS
- a CDS encoding uncharacterized protein (Similar to TIGR gene model, INSD accession AAW44301.1): MSRRLDLSKFAGSDSEGEEDVPKHQLELTALKSKTFSQGITKKTKRDLEKEAEERKRIEEEKAAALVMAEIEREFEGSAEGSSSGHMGMRGFRGRPIGPGGGFVRAGGAPMGAPTSFAPPRGPAAMGYGRPKPMPVRAPSPPPPSGPKPRGKRAMDSFLEEIKHNQNAREQKFSQIAKKEGSSVTALAAWETGGSGFDHESTNLFISNLPQEISEEILGMHFAKQGPVATVKIMWPRGDEVFSQASARRGLTGFVSYMERKDAERAVKELDGSEWMGNSIRVGWSKPVAKPLKALFDITSDSHKRRRSRSRSRDRSPPRKKSHRSRSYSYSSSSSYSRSPSPKRTAKEKWLGSIPEEHQRFIKTVANRVKEHGKGFEGVLMEKEKENPKFAFLYDDKLPDYHLYQSTLSSAYRIPSPPPEAFNDDGYASMYSSDSAEDSEKERTSKGKLGRLARKRFEAMLRLMTGKRAEIARAMEFALKRAEAADEIADIICQSVQVDSTPVPRKIARLHLISDILHNSASSLPNVWRYRHAFEHRLPPVLAHLNTVEKSLMAYSGKISADVFRGQVGNVLDIWERWIVFNTDTAELFRAVLIGDKPLSALVKTPQGAWVDKAKLEAEEAQKKMEEEQNVQEEEDKFERSGFKSSFKRINPQAAPAPAPATASASASASAPVPGSVPSAVRSAFADEEDLDGEAMEDLDGEAMEDLDGEAMEDLDGEAMEDLDGDAM
- a CDS encoding uncharacterized protein (Similar to TIGR gene model, INSD accession AAW44096.1), with product MDPNSIMTPATGAISSRFESQSAIDEARENRKKEWAEAYARIGQEPPPEEPETDYDARTLYERLQAQKDLKQEEWDSKMKLSNQWRGLNADEQRFLAEKEAEKRAEQKKLEEREAEEMRAYRERLAARNTSQADDSPPVIASIAKPAPPKKVPSKDVKKKDVKSLMKGVVVKKKPKAPVASSANKSFTAASEAAGKPDSPSSKPSEPEVDNKTGTKRAALSDVPDAEDGKRQKLEEGKA